One Setaria italica strain Yugu1 chromosome I, Setaria_italica_v2.0, whole genome shotgun sequence DNA window includes the following coding sequences:
- the LOC111257403 gene encoding uncharacterized protein LOC111257403: MAVGHRPASHEHRNKDRNGHVAILPTTTPLATARDHVGPGVSCIARRSGRHGWVVLSVDLQCCDGRHGQHQPRRRSAGRPAARHVRLGKRRPVDTIMDVDDDDDVFCAYCSVQRALLHCAQHGARLCLHCDVRVHAAAPCHERAPLCYGCQAAPADEHCTRSGPHTRPVLLTTRQKRTTTSVFP; encoded by the exons ATGGCGGTGGGACACAGGCCGGCTTCACACGAGCACAGAAACAAGGATCGGAATGGGCACGTTGCCATTctgccgacgacgacgccattggcGACGGCAAGGGATCACGTGGGCCCGG GAGTAAGCTGCATCGCTCGTAGATCCGGCCGCCACGGTTGGGTCGTACTCTCGGTCGATCTCCAGTGCTGTGATGGCAGGCACGGCCAACACCAGCCTCGGCGCcgatcggccggccggccggcggcgcgccatGTTCGGCTTGGGAAGAGGAGGCCGGTCGACACAATAATGGAcgtcgatgacgacgacgacgtcttCTGCGCCTACTGCTCCGTGCAGCGCGCGCTCCTCCACTGCGCCCAGCACGGCGCGCGCCTCTGCCTGCACTGCGACGTCCGCgtgcacgccgccgcgccgtgccacGAGCGCGCCCCGCTCTGCTACGGCTGCCAGGCCGCGCCCGCCGACGAGCACTGCACGCGGTCCGGTCCCCACACGCGGCCCGTCCTTCTCACAACAAGACAAAAACGAACAACAACCTCTGTGTTCCCCTGA
- the LOC101777323 gene encoding probable inactive linolenate hydroperoxide lyase: MLPTLSPAASASAATPPPRPIPGSYGPPVIGALRDRLDYFWFQSQDEFFRRRAAANRSTVFRTNIPPTFPFFVGIDPRVVAVVDAAAFTALFDNTLVDKRDILIGPYNPGAGFTGGTRVGVYLDTEEPEHERVKKFAMAILHRSATTWASAFRAGVDAMLDSIEADLAAKASDEKPSANYIVPLQQCIFRFLCKALVGADPSVDWVVDKFGFTILDVWLALQILPTQKIGIIQPLEELLIHSFPLPSFLIWPGYYRLYRFVEEHGAAAVAYAAEEHGIGKKDAINNLLFVLGFNAFGGFSVFLPFLVAKIGEAADPTGLRPRLREEVRAAMLKAATGGGDTVFGFKAAREMPLVRSTVYEMLRMQPPVPLQFGRARKDFVLRSHGAAFQVAKGEVLCGYQPLAMRDPEVFDRPEEFVPERFLGDEGQALLQHLFWSNGPETSQPAAGNKQCAAKEVVVDTACMLVAELFRRYDDFQVEGTSFTKLVKRQPSPTMSEPAAAGAQ, from the coding sequence ATGCTGCCGACCTtatcgccggcggcgagcgcctcggctgcgacgcccccgccgcggccgatACCGGGCAGCTACGGCCCGCCGGTGATCGGCGCGCTCCGTGACCGCCTGGACTACTTCTGGTTCCAGAGCCAGGACGAGTTCttccggcggcgcgcggcggcgaacCGGAGCACGGTGTTCCGCACCAACATCCCGCCGACGTTCCCCTTCTTCGTGGGCATCGACCCGCGCGTGGTCGCCGtcgtggacgccgccgccttcaCCGCGCTCTTCGACAACACCCTCGTCGACAAGCGCGACATCCTCATCGGGCCCTACAACCCCGGGGCCGGGTTCACCGGCGGCACCCGCGTCGGCGTTTACCTCGACACCGAGGAGCCCGAGCACGAGCGCGTCAAGAAGTTCGCCATGGCCATCCTCCACCGCAGCGCCACCACCTGGGCCTCCGCGTtccgcgccggcgtcgacgcCATGCTCGACTCCATCgaggccgacctcgccgccaagGCCAGCGACGAGAAGCCCTCCGCCAACTACATCGTGCCCCTGCAGCAATGCATCTTCCGGTTCCTGTGCAAGGCGCTCGTCGGCGCCGACCCGTCGGTGGACTGGGTCGTCGACAAGTTCGGGTTCACCATCCTGGACGTCTGGCTGGCGCTGCAGATCCTCCCCACGCAGAAGATCGGCATCATCCAGCCGCTGGAGGAGCTGCTGATCCACTCCTTCCCGCTGCCGTCCTTCCTCATCTGGCCGGGCTACTACCGGCTCTACCGCTTCGTGGAGGAGcacggcgccgcggcggtggcgtacGCGGCGGAGGAGCACGGCATCGGCAAGAAGGACGCCATCAACAACCTCCTCTTCGTGCTCGGCTTCAACGCCTTCGGCGGCTTCTCGGTGTTCCTGCCGTTCCTCGTCGCCAAGATCGGCGAGGCCGCCGACCCGACGGGGCTCCGGCCGCGGCTGCGGGAGGAGGTGCGGGCGGCGATGCTGAAAgcagccaccggcggcggcgacaccgtGTTCGGGTTCAAGGCCGCCCGGGAGATGCCGCTGGTGCGGTCGACGGTATACGAGATGCTCCGGATGCAGCCGCCGGTGCCGCTGCAGTTCGGGCGGGCGCGCAAGGACTTCGTGCTCCGCTCCCACGGCGCCGCCTTCCAGGTGGCCAAGGGCGAGGTGCTGTGCGGGTACCAGCCGCTGGCGATGCGGGACCCGGAGGTGTTCGACCGGCCGGAGGAGTTCGTGCCGGAGAGGTTCCTCGGCGACGAGGGCCAGGCCCTGCTGCAGCACCTCTTCTGGTCCAACGGGCCGGAGACCTCGCAGCCAGCGGCCGGGAACAAGCAGTGCGCCGCCAAGGAGGTGGTGGTCGACACGGCATGCATGCTCGTCGCCGAGCTCTTCCGCCGCTACGACGACTTCCAGGTCGAGGGCACCTCCTTCACCAAGCTCGTCAAGCGCCAGCCGTCGCCGACCATGTCGGAACCGGCAGCAGCCGGAGCGCAATGA
- the LOC101777738 gene encoding transcription factor MYB3R-4-like isoform X1 has translation MVRSAGGVHRRGTSTKPTSCSREIDWIAEEHDEPLQASEYFDDEEPEGTVSFKRRGAWSQEENEILIQMVDTHSSKDWSSIARAVPGRSRKQCRDRWTHYLDPAVNQMPWSEQEEIDLIRAHKIHGNKWCELAKFFPGRTGKAIKNYWTGAMKKKIKSNLGSGSPEQLSPCPNDSLIPVGRDSTATSSQDSSNNIPISSADLPVRLKSKHGLTEACRNACTLKEKGPDSIHDEGSIPHSVNVSQMVDGRTVGSSLRILTEEKLVSPLSSVDEKVSCVAANSPKPLKEEESTNFLEIPPALSFQSSNVHSDAICSSADPESRQLHLASIADLLDMSYCESLMVIAPDSTNDEDFKLGM, from the exons ATGGTGAGGAGCGCAGGCGGCGTCCACAGGCGGGG GACGTCTACCAAGCCAACAAGTTGCTCACGCGAAATTGATTGGATTGCAGAAGAG CATGATGAGCCCCTACAAGCTTCTGAATATTTCGACGATGAAGAACCGGAAGGGACAG TTTCATTCAAGAGGAGGGGGGCATGGTCACAAGAGGAAA ATGAGATTCTGATTCAAATGGTGGATACACATTCCTCAAAAGATTGGTCAAGCATTGCACGGGCTGTGCCCGGTCGTAGTCGAAAGCAGTGTAGAGACAG GTGGACGCATTATCTTGACCCTGCTGTGAACCAGATGCCGTGGTCGGAACAGGAGGAGATAGATCTTATCCGTGCTCACAAAATTCATGGAAACAAATGGTGTGAACTGGCTAAATTCTTTCCTGGGAG GACAGGGAAGGCAATTAAGAATTACTGGACTGGTGCTATGAAGAAAAAGATTAAGTCAAATTTAGGTAGTGGATCGCCAGAGCAACTTTCACCCTGCCCCAATGATTCATTGATTCCAGTGGGTAGGGACTCCACCGCAACAAGCAGTCAAGATTCATCCAATAATATTCCAATTTCATCAGCCGACCTGCCAGTAAGACTTAAATCTAAACATGGACTCACAGAAGCTTGTAGAAATGCATGTACACTGAAAGAAAAAGGTCCTGATTCTATACATGACGAAGGGTCTATACCTCATTCAGTTAATGTCTCGCAAATGGTGGATGGGCGAACAGTTGGATCTAGTTTGCGCATACTAACCGAGGAAAAATTGGTTTCGCCGTTGAGTTCAGTGGATGAGAAGGTCTCTTGTGTTGCAGCGAATTCTCCAAAGCCCCTGAAAGAAGAGGAATCAACAAACTTTCTGGAAATCCCACCAGCACTTAGTTTTCAATCAAGCAATGTACATTCTGATGCGATTTGCAGTAGTGCTGATCCAGAGTCACGGCAGCTACATCTGGCAAGTATAGCAGATCTTCTAGACATGTCATATTGTGAGAGCTTAATGGTCATCGCACCTGATTCAACAAATGATGAAGATTTCAAGCTTGGTATGTGA
- the LOC101777738 gene encoding transcription factor MYB3R-1-like isoform X2 produces MNSYCSMMSPYKLLNISTMKNRKGQTVSFKRRGAWSQEENEILIQMVDTHSSKDWSSIARAVPGRSRKQCRDRWTHYLDPAVNQMPWSEQEEIDLIRAHKIHGNKWCELAKFFPGRTGKAIKNYWTGAMKKKIKSNLGSGSPEQLSPCPNDSLIPVGRDSTATSSQDSSNNIPISSADLPVRLKSKHGLTEACRNACTLKEKGPDSIHDEGSIPHSVNVSQMVDGRTVGSSLRILTEEKLVSPLSSVDEKVSCVAANSPKPLKEEESTNFLEIPPALSFQSSNVHSDAICSSADPESRQLHLASIADLLDMSYCESLMVIAPDSTNDEDFKLGM; encoded by the exons ATGAATTCCTACTGCAGCATGATGAGCCCCTACAAGCTTCTGAATATTTCGACGATGAAGAACCGGAAGGGACAG ACAGTTTCATTCAAGAGGAGGGGGGCATGGTCACAAGAGGAAA ATGAGATTCTGATTCAAATGGTGGATACACATTCCTCAAAAGATTGGTCAAGCATTGCACGGGCTGTGCCCGGTCGTAGTCGAAAGCAGTGTAGAGACAG GTGGACGCATTATCTTGACCCTGCTGTGAACCAGATGCCGTGGTCGGAACAGGAGGAGATAGATCTTATCCGTGCTCACAAAATTCATGGAAACAAATGGTGTGAACTGGCTAAATTCTTTCCTGGGAG GACAGGGAAGGCAATTAAGAATTACTGGACTGGTGCTATGAAGAAAAAGATTAAGTCAAATTTAGGTAGTGGATCGCCAGAGCAACTTTCACCCTGCCCCAATGATTCATTGATTCCAGTGGGTAGGGACTCCACCGCAACAAGCAGTCAAGATTCATCCAATAATATTCCAATTTCATCAGCCGACCTGCCAGTAAGACTTAAATCTAAACATGGACTCACAGAAGCTTGTAGAAATGCATGTACACTGAAAGAAAAAGGTCCTGATTCTATACATGACGAAGGGTCTATACCTCATTCAGTTAATGTCTCGCAAATGGTGGATGGGCGAACAGTTGGATCTAGTTTGCGCATACTAACCGAGGAAAAATTGGTTTCGCCGTTGAGTTCAGTGGATGAGAAGGTCTCTTGTGTTGCAGCGAATTCTCCAAAGCCCCTGAAAGAAGAGGAATCAACAAACTTTCTGGAAATCCCACCAGCACTTAGTTTTCAATCAAGCAATGTACATTCTGATGCGATTTGCAGTAGTGCTGATCCAGAGTCACGGCAGCTACATCTGGCAAGTATAGCAGATCTTCTAGACATGTCATATTGTGAGAGCTTAATGGTCATCGCACCTGATTCAACAAATGATGAAGATTTCAAGCTTGGTATGTGA
- the LOC101777738 gene encoding transcription factor MYB3R-1-like isoform X4, with product MVDTHSSKDWSSIARAVPGRSRKQCRDRWTHYLDPAVNQMPWSEQEEIDLIRAHKIHGNKWCELAKFFPGRTGKAIKNYWTGAMKKKIKSNLGSGSPEQLSPCPNDSLIPVGRDSTATSSQDSSNNIPISSADLPVRLKSKHGLTEACRNACTLKEKGPDSIHDEGSIPHSVNVSQMVDGRTVGSSLRILTEEKLVSPLSSVDEKVSCVAANSPKPLKEEESTNFLEIPPALSFQSSNVHSDAICSSADPESRQLHLASIADLLDMSYCESLMVIAPDSTNDEDFKLGM from the exons ATGGTGGATACACATTCCTCAAAAGATTGGTCAAGCATTGCACGGGCTGTGCCCGGTCGTAGTCGAAAGCAGTGTAGAGACAG GTGGACGCATTATCTTGACCCTGCTGTGAACCAGATGCCGTGGTCGGAACAGGAGGAGATAGATCTTATCCGTGCTCACAAAATTCATGGAAACAAATGGTGTGAACTGGCTAAATTCTTTCCTGGGAG GACAGGGAAGGCAATTAAGAATTACTGGACTGGTGCTATGAAGAAAAAGATTAAGTCAAATTTAGGTAGTGGATCGCCAGAGCAACTTTCACCCTGCCCCAATGATTCATTGATTCCAGTGGGTAGGGACTCCACCGCAACAAGCAGTCAAGATTCATCCAATAATATTCCAATTTCATCAGCCGACCTGCCAGTAAGACTTAAATCTAAACATGGACTCACAGAAGCTTGTAGAAATGCATGTACACTGAAAGAAAAAGGTCCTGATTCTATACATGACGAAGGGTCTATACCTCATTCAGTTAATGTCTCGCAAATGGTGGATGGGCGAACAGTTGGATCTAGTTTGCGCATACTAACCGAGGAAAAATTGGTTTCGCCGTTGAGTTCAGTGGATGAGAAGGTCTCTTGTGTTGCAGCGAATTCTCCAAAGCCCCTGAAAGAAGAGGAATCAACAAACTTTCTGGAAATCCCACCAGCACTTAGTTTTCAATCAAGCAATGTACATTCTGATGCGATTTGCAGTAGTGCTGATCCAGAGTCACGGCAGCTACATCTGGCAAGTATAGCAGATCTTCTAGACATGTCATATTGTGAGAGCTTAATGGTCATCGCACCTGATTCAACAAATGATGAAGATTTCAAGCTTGGTATGTGA
- the LOC101777738 gene encoding transcription factor MYB3R-1-like isoform X3, which yields MMSPYKLLNISTMKNRKGQTVSFKRRGAWSQEENEILIQMVDTHSSKDWSSIARAVPGRSRKQCRDRWTHYLDPAVNQMPWSEQEEIDLIRAHKIHGNKWCELAKFFPGRTGKAIKNYWTGAMKKKIKSNLGSGSPEQLSPCPNDSLIPVGRDSTATSSQDSSNNIPISSADLPVRLKSKHGLTEACRNACTLKEKGPDSIHDEGSIPHSVNVSQMVDGRTVGSSLRILTEEKLVSPLSSVDEKVSCVAANSPKPLKEEESTNFLEIPPALSFQSSNVHSDAICSSADPESRQLHLASIADLLDMSYCESLMVIAPDSTNDEDFKLGM from the exons ATGATGAGCCCCTACAAGCTTCTGAATATTTCGACGATGAAGAACCGGAAGGGACAG ACAGTTTCATTCAAGAGGAGGGGGGCATGGTCACAAGAGGAAA ATGAGATTCTGATTCAAATGGTGGATACACATTCCTCAAAAGATTGGTCAAGCATTGCACGGGCTGTGCCCGGTCGTAGTCGAAAGCAGTGTAGAGACAG GTGGACGCATTATCTTGACCCTGCTGTGAACCAGATGCCGTGGTCGGAACAGGAGGAGATAGATCTTATCCGTGCTCACAAAATTCATGGAAACAAATGGTGTGAACTGGCTAAATTCTTTCCTGGGAG GACAGGGAAGGCAATTAAGAATTACTGGACTGGTGCTATGAAGAAAAAGATTAAGTCAAATTTAGGTAGTGGATCGCCAGAGCAACTTTCACCCTGCCCCAATGATTCATTGATTCCAGTGGGTAGGGACTCCACCGCAACAAGCAGTCAAGATTCATCCAATAATATTCCAATTTCATCAGCCGACCTGCCAGTAAGACTTAAATCTAAACATGGACTCACAGAAGCTTGTAGAAATGCATGTACACTGAAAGAAAAAGGTCCTGATTCTATACATGACGAAGGGTCTATACCTCATTCAGTTAATGTCTCGCAAATGGTGGATGGGCGAACAGTTGGATCTAGTTTGCGCATACTAACCGAGGAAAAATTGGTTTCGCCGTTGAGTTCAGTGGATGAGAAGGTCTCTTGTGTTGCAGCGAATTCTCCAAAGCCCCTGAAAGAAGAGGAATCAACAAACTTTCTGGAAATCCCACCAGCACTTAGTTTTCAATCAAGCAATGTACATTCTGATGCGATTTGCAGTAGTGCTGATCCAGAGTCACGGCAGCTACATCTGGCAAGTATAGCAGATCTTCTAGACATGTCATATTGTGAGAGCTTAATGGTCATCGCACCTGATTCAACAAATGATGAAGATTTCAAGCTTGGTATGTGA
- the LOC101778961 gene encoding snRNA-activating protein complex subunit 4 isoform X5 — MKLRNIGKIWNQKIQEDELLTQLVHKHGTKNWHNISCAIPDRNAHACLSRWKYVLDPAINKEAWSQQEELRLIRAHQIYGNKWCKMVKHFPGSESSLCIYPLQTTVRVALKLLTSCTTRTNNALKEHWRGSMKRKLDSYLASGLLEQVPDLHENLSVLQSSQSDSPKDSKVSSDRSQFSSILSTRSKLKQEIRELSENADTSVGESSDFIYAKALDTHSAKVSESIITKPQQCARARKKLDSVSTPVKLKSDLPPETVKCRQEMESGKTEGPPCKKNGYCFKEGSSLKNSETTKGRWLAEENKILTKMVTKHGLKNWQTIASAIPSRNAQQCRIRWTRSLDPAINKEDWSEEEELKLIRAHQIYGSQWLKMVKHFPGRTNHALKEHWRGRMKGKLNYYLASGRLEEITDLKEDISVPESSQSDIPKDSQGSSERNRPPSSLPPRPKSKTDLSELDENADTSEEESSDCIYPKGLDAHSAKVSEKIMAKSKQRARARKKLDFLSTPVELKVCTAAASCQRPPPKMEQTTPASDNSSPSDVCQGIPQNAASEPVDVVIPTAASNHPNDVHSLATPDPCSLEIHEADASDLLDMSYCDGLMIDSPLYLHGSSFI; from the exons ATGGAAATACGTTCTAGACCCAGCAATAAATAAAGAGGCTTGGTCGCAACAAGAGGAGCTAAGATTGATTCGTGCACATCAAATATATGGAAACAAGTGGTGTAAAATGGTCAAACATTTCCCAGGGAG TGAGAGCTCATTATGCATATACCCTCTTCAAACTACTGTGAGGGTGGCACTAAAGTTATTGACATCATGTACAACCAGGACAAATAATGCACTCAAAGAACACTGGAGGGGTTCTATGAAAAGAAAACTGGATTCATATTTAGCCTCAGGGTTGCTTGAACAAGTTCCTGACCTTCATGAAAATCTATCAGTTCTGCAGAGCAGTCAGTCAGATAGTCCAAAGGACAGCAAAGTTTCATCTGATAGAAGTCAATTTTCGTCAATTTTATCTACAAGGTCCAAACTTAAACAAGAGATCAGAGAACTAAGTGAAAATGCTGATACTTCAGTAGGAGAAAGCTCTGATTTCATCTATGCTAAAGCACTTGATACCCATTCAGCCAAAGTTTCTGAAAGTATAATAACTAAACCGCAGCAGTGTGCGAGAGCAAGAAAGAAACTGGATTCGGTGTCAACCCCAGTGAAGCTCAAG AGTGATTTACCACCTGAAACCGTCAAATGTCGTCAAGAAATGGAATCAGGAAAGACAG AGGGACCACCATGCAAGAAAAATGGCTACTGCTTCAAGGAGGGAAGTAGTTTGAAAAATTCTGAAACGACCAAAGGAAGATGGTTAGCAGAGGAAA ATAAAATTCTCACTAAAATGGTTACCAAACATGGGCTGAAAAACTGGCAAACTATCGCATCTGCTATACCTAGCCGAAATGCACAACAGTGCCGAATAAG ATGGACACGCAGTCTTGACCCAGCAATAAACAAAGAGGATTGGTCTGAAGAGGAGGAGCTAAAATTGATTCGTGCCCATCAAATATATGGAAGCCAGTGGCTTAAAATGGTCAAACATTTCCCAGGGAG GACAAATCATGCACTCAAAGAACACTGGAGAGGTCGTATGAAAGGAAAACTGAATTATTATTTAGCCTCAGGACGGCTCGAAGAAATTACAGACCTGAAAGAAGATATATCAGTTCCAGAGAGCAGTCAGTCAGATATTCCAAAGGACAGCCAGGGTTCATCTGAGAGAAATCGACCACCATCATCTTTACCCCCAAGACCCAAATCTAAAACTGACCTCTCAGAACTTGATGAAAATGCAGATACATCAGAAGAGGAAAGTTCCGACTGCATCTATCCTAAAGGTCTTGATGCTCATTCAGCCAAAGTCTCTGAAAAGATAATGGCAAAATCAAAGCAGCGAGCTAGAGCAAGAAAGAAACTGGATTTTCTGTCGACCCCAGTGGAGCTCAAGGTGTGCACCGCTGCAGCAAGTTGTCAAAGGCCTCCCCCGAAAATGGAACAAACAACTCCAGCCAGTGACAATAGCTCTCCGTCAGATGTATGCCAAGGTATTCCACAAAATGCTGCATCAGAACCTGTGGATGTGGTTATACCAACAGCTGCTAGTAACCATCCCAATGATGTTCATTCATTGGCAACCCCAGATCCATGCTCACTGGAGATACATGAGGCGGATGCATCAGATCTTCTGGACATGTCCTACTGTGATGGCTTGATGATCGATTCTCCTCTTTATCTGCATGGCAGTAGCTTCATATAG